Proteins from a single region of Primulina tabacum isolate GXHZ01 chromosome 5, ASM2559414v2, whole genome shotgun sequence:
- the LOC142546327 gene encoding putative serine/threonine-protein kinase isoform X3, producing the protein MKQLVSSFWDCFHPAPLLVMNCNGEDDKEVEEQDVRSQTIRSPNLRVFTYDELKAATRGFKNKIGQGGFGSVYKGRLIGDKYVAVKVLSVEVESMRGEREFVSEIAALSDLRHENLVTLKGCCVGGAQRLLVYDYMENNSLNHTFLGSEKNRVKFTWELRKRVTLGTAEGLCYLHEVINPHIVHRDIKGSNILLDQNFTPKLADFGLARLFRDDLSHISTRVAGTLGYLSPEYAHSGRLTRKSDVYSFGVLLLEIVSGHPVVDYHMQHGEQYLVDKAWELHNAKNLVELVDSVLNGDFPEKEVVRFLKVGLLCVQETTRLRPAMSTAIKMLKNETDTENIEISRPGRIVDLMDVKIQQKHLSHSSSSSSASISTGSFPAR; encoded by the exons ATGAAACAGCTCGTTTCCTCTTTTTGGGATTGTTTTCATCCCGCTCCTCTTTTGGTAATGAATTGTAATGGAGAAGATGATAAAGAAGTAGAAGAGCAAGATGTTCGAAGTCAAACAATCCGAAGCCCAAATCTCCGTGTGTTTACTTACGATGAACTCAAAGCTGCCACTCGGggattcaagaacaagattggGCAAGgtgggttcggttcagtttacaag GGGCGGCTTATAGGTGACAAGTACGTGGCTGTTAAGGTTTTGTCAGTGGAAGTGGAATCAATGCGTGGGGAGAGGGAGTTTGTATCTGAGATAGCTGCATTGTCTGATTTAAGACATGAGAACCTTGTTACTCTCAAAGGGTGTTGTGTAGGTGGAGCTCAAAGGCTTCTGGTGTATGATTATATGGAAAATAACAGCCTCAACCATACATTTCTCG GGAGTGAGAAGAACAGGGTGAAATTTACATGGGAATTGAGAAAACGTGTTACCTTAGGTACCGCGGAAGGACTATGTTACCTGCACGAAGTAATCAATCCTCATATTGTGCATCGGGATATCAAGGGCAGTAATATACTTCTCGATCAGAATTTCACACCAAAACTCGCCGATTTCGGCTTGGCTCGGCTGTTTAGGGACGACTTATCGCACATTAGTACCCGTGTTGCTGGCACATT AGGGTATCTATCACCAGAATATGCCCACAGTGGTCGTCTTACCCGAAAATCCGACGTTTATAGCTTTGGAGTACTGCTGCTGGAAATAGTCAGTGGCCATCCTGTTGTGGATTACCACATGCAACATGGGGAGCAGTATCTAGTAGACAAG GCATGGGAACTGCATAATGCCAAGAACCTTGTAGAGCTGGTGGATTCGGTGTTAAATGGAGATTTCCCCGAAAAAGAAGTGGTTCGGTTTTTGAAAGTTGGGTTGCTTTGCGTGCAAGAGACTACCAGGCTCAGGCCTGCCATGTCCACTGCTATCAAGATGTTGAAAAACGAGACTGATACTGAAAACATCGAGATATCACGGCCTGGGCGCATAGTTGATCTTATGGATGTTAAGATACAGCAGAAGCATTTGTCacattcttcttcttcttcatcagcaTCCATCAGTACGGGGAGTTTTCCAGCACGATGA
- the LOC142546327 gene encoding putative serine/threonine-protein kinase isoform X1: MKQLVSSFWDCFHPAPLLVMNCNGEDDKEVEEQDVRSQTIRSPNLRVFTYDELKAATRGFKNKIGQGGFGSVYKVIININNDIEYYYRFPVLYVVNPQSQLCENLQGRLIGDKYVAVKVLSVEVESMRGEREFVSEIAALSDLRHENLVTLKGCCVGGAQRLLVYDYMENNSLNHTFLGSEKNRVKFTWELRKRVTLGTAEGLCYLHEVINPHIVHRDIKGSNILLDQNFTPKLADFGLARLFRDDLSHISTRVAGTLGYLSPEYAHSGRLTRKSDVYSFGVLLLEIVSGHPVVDYHMQHGEQYLVDKAWELHNAKNLVELVDSVLNGDFPEKEVVRFLKVGLLCVQETTRLRPAMSTAIKMLKNETDTENIEISRPGRIVDLMDVKIQQKHLSHSSSSSSASISTGSFPAR; encoded by the exons ATGAAACAGCTCGTTTCCTCTTTTTGGGATTGTTTTCATCCCGCTCCTCTTTTGGTAATGAATTGTAATGGAGAAGATGATAAAGAAGTAGAAGAGCAAGATGTTCGAAGTCAAACAATCCGAAGCCCAAATCTCCGTGTGTTTACTTACGATGAACTCAAAGCTGCCACTCGGggattcaagaacaagattggGCAAGgtgggttcggttcagtttacaaggtaataataaatattaacaaTGATATCGAATATTACTATCGTTTCCCAGTCTTGTACGTGGTGAATCCTCAAAGTCAACTGTGTGAAAATCTACAGGGGCGGCTTATAGGTGACAAGTACGTGGCTGTTAAGGTTTTGTCAGTGGAAGTGGAATCAATGCGTGGGGAGAGGGAGTTTGTATCTGAGATAGCTGCATTGTCTGATTTAAGACATGAGAACCTTGTTACTCTCAAAGGGTGTTGTGTAGGTGGAGCTCAAAGGCTTCTGGTGTATGATTATATGGAAAATAACAGCCTCAACCATACATTTCTCG GGAGTGAGAAGAACAGGGTGAAATTTACATGGGAATTGAGAAAACGTGTTACCTTAGGTACCGCGGAAGGACTATGTTACCTGCACGAAGTAATCAATCCTCATATTGTGCATCGGGATATCAAGGGCAGTAATATACTTCTCGATCAGAATTTCACACCAAAACTCGCCGATTTCGGCTTGGCTCGGCTGTTTAGGGACGACTTATCGCACATTAGTACCCGTGTTGCTGGCACATT AGGGTATCTATCACCAGAATATGCCCACAGTGGTCGTCTTACCCGAAAATCCGACGTTTATAGCTTTGGAGTACTGCTGCTGGAAATAGTCAGTGGCCATCCTGTTGTGGATTACCACATGCAACATGGGGAGCAGTATCTAGTAGACAAG GCATGGGAACTGCATAATGCCAAGAACCTTGTAGAGCTGGTGGATTCGGTGTTAAATGGAGATTTCCCCGAAAAAGAAGTGGTTCGGTTTTTGAAAGTTGGGTTGCTTTGCGTGCAAGAGACTACCAGGCTCAGGCCTGCCATGTCCACTGCTATCAAGATGTTGAAAAACGAGACTGATACTGAAAACATCGAGATATCACGGCCTGGGCGCATAGTTGATCTTATGGATGTTAAGATACAGCAGAAGCATTTGTCacattcttcttcttcttcatcagcaTCCATCAGTACGGGGAGTTTTCCAGCACGATGA
- the LOC142546327 gene encoding putative serine/threonine-protein kinase isoform X2, whose protein sequence is MKQLVSSFWDCFHPAPLLVMNCNGEDDKEVEEQDVRSQTIRSPNLRVFTYDELKAATRGFKNKIGQGGFGSVYKVIININNDIEYYYRFPVLYVVNPQSQLCENLQGRLIGDKYVAVKVLSVEVESMRGEREFVSEIAALSDLRHENLVTLKGCCVGGAQRLLVYDYMENNSLNHTFLGSEKNRVKFTWELRKRVTLGTAEGLCYLHEVINPHIVHRDIKGSNILLDQNFTPKLADFGLARLFRDDLSHISTRVAGTLGYLSPEYAHSGRLTRKSDVYSFGVLLLEIVSGHPVVDYHLLQAWELHNAKNLVELVDSVLNGDFPEKEVVRFLKVGLLCVQETTRLRPAMSTAIKMLKNETDTENIEISRPGRIVDLMDVKIQQKHLSHSSSSSSASISTGSFPAR, encoded by the exons ATGAAACAGCTCGTTTCCTCTTTTTGGGATTGTTTTCATCCCGCTCCTCTTTTGGTAATGAATTGTAATGGAGAAGATGATAAAGAAGTAGAAGAGCAAGATGTTCGAAGTCAAACAATCCGAAGCCCAAATCTCCGTGTGTTTACTTACGATGAACTCAAAGCTGCCACTCGGggattcaagaacaagattggGCAAGgtgggttcggttcagtttacaaggtaataataaatattaacaaTGATATCGAATATTACTATCGTTTCCCAGTCTTGTACGTGGTGAATCCTCAAAGTCAACTGTGTGAAAATCTACAGGGGCGGCTTATAGGTGACAAGTACGTGGCTGTTAAGGTTTTGTCAGTGGAAGTGGAATCAATGCGTGGGGAGAGGGAGTTTGTATCTGAGATAGCTGCATTGTCTGATTTAAGACATGAGAACCTTGTTACTCTCAAAGGGTGTTGTGTAGGTGGAGCTCAAAGGCTTCTGGTGTATGATTATATGGAAAATAACAGCCTCAACCATACATTTCTCG GGAGTGAGAAGAACAGGGTGAAATTTACATGGGAATTGAGAAAACGTGTTACCTTAGGTACCGCGGAAGGACTATGTTACCTGCACGAAGTAATCAATCCTCATATTGTGCATCGGGATATCAAGGGCAGTAATATACTTCTCGATCAGAATTTCACACCAAAACTCGCCGATTTCGGCTTGGCTCGGCTGTTTAGGGACGACTTATCGCACATTAGTACCCGTGTTGCTGGCACATT AGGGTATCTATCACCAGAATATGCCCACAGTGGTCGTCTTACCCGAAAATCCGACGTTTATAGCTTTGGAGTACTGCTGCTGGAAATAGTCAGTGGCCATCCTGTTGTGGATTACCAC CTGTTGCAGGCATGGGAACTGCATAATGCCAAGAACCTTGTAGAGCTGGTGGATTCGGTGTTAAATGGAGATTTCCCCGAAAAAGAAGTGGTTCGGTTTTTGAAAGTTGGGTTGCTTTGCGTGCAAGAGACTACCAGGCTCAGGCCTGCCATGTCCACTGCTATCAAGATGTTGAAAAACGAGACTGATACTGAAAACATCGAGATATCACGGCCTGGGCGCATAGTTGATCTTATGGATGTTAAGATACAGCAGAAGCATTTGTCacattcttcttcttcttcatcagcaTCCATCAGTACGGGGAGTTTTCCAGCACGATGA
- the LOC142546330 gene encoding putative E3 ubiquitin-protein ligase LOG2, which translates to MGNIGSNGVHGRRRNLGRRSPPPPPTPQDPQPDITANRYVFAAATPYPPPQYPSPNAPPYYQYPGYYPPPPPASMPVPLHAPYDHHHAAAHVNWVHGRYPYGPVMHPPAQPYVEHQKAVTIRNDVNLKKETLRIEPDGENPGKYLVAFTFDAEVAGRITIIFFAKEGEDCCLTPMKETLHPPVTVHFEQGLAQKFKQPCGTGIDLGMFEEREFSKDSDLDIYPLAIKAEASPNNHSGNSDSGSTNSQITQAVFAKEKDRYRVRVVKQLLWVNGMRYELQEIYGIGNSVEDEFDGNDPGKECVICLSEPRDTTVLPCRHMCMCSECAKVLRFQTNRCPICRQPVERLLEIKVSNGADE; encoded by the exons ATGGGTAATATTGGGAGCAACGGAGTGCACGGACGGAGGAGAAATCTGGGCCGGCGGAGTCCTCCGCCGCCGCCAACGCCGCAGGATCCGCAACCGGATATCACGGCCAACCGATATGTTTTTGCGGCAGCGACGCCGTACCCTCCACCGCAATACCCTAGCCCGAACGCCCCGCCTTATTACCAGTACCCGGGTTACTACCCGCCGCCGCCGCCTGCATCGATGCCGGTACCGTTGCATGCACCGTACGATCACCACCACGCGGCGGCGCACGTTAATTGGGTTCACGGGAGGTACCCATATGGACCCGTGATGCATCCTCCGGCACAACCGTACGTGGAGCATCAGAAAGCGGTTACGATTCGTAACGATGTTAATCTGAAGAAGGAAACCTTAAGAATCGAGCCCGATGGGGAGAACCCAGGAAAGTATCTCGTTGCATTTACGTTCGATGCCGAGGTTGCTGGAAG AATTACCATAATTTTCTTTGCTAAGGAGGGTGAAGATTGCTGCTTGACTCCAATGAAAGAAACCTTGCACCCACCTGTCACCGTGCATTTTGAACAAGGTTTGGCCCAGAAGTTTAAACAACCATGTGGAACTGGAATTGACCTTGGAATGTTTGAGGAGAGGGAATTCTCCAAAGATAGTGACTTGGACATTTACCCTCTGGCTATTAAGGCAGAGGCATCCCCCAATAACCACAGCGGAAATTCAGACAGCGGATCAACAAATTCCCAGATAACTCAAGCCGTTTTTGCAAAGGAAAAAGACAGATATCGGGTTAGGGTGGTGAAGCAACTATTGTGGGTGAATGGCATGAGGTACGAGTTACAGGAGATTTACGGGATTGGAAATTCGGTTGAGGATGAATTCGATGGAAATGATCCGGGAAAAGAATGTGTTATATGTCTTTCAGAACCTCGAGACACTACTGTCCTTCCTTGTAGACATATG TGTATGTGCAGCGAATGTGCAAAAGTTTTGAGGTTCCAAACGAACCGATGCCCAATTTGCAGGCAGCCCGTCGAGCGACTCCTCGAGATCAAGGTAAGCAATGGGGCTGATGAATGA
- the LOC142544720 gene encoding fasciclin-like arabinogalactan protein 11, giving the protein MKHFFSLFSLLFISLLQSTPNSAQSPAAAPAAPGPTNLTAILEKASQFATFIRLLQTTKVADQIDTQLDTSNQGLTIFAPTDNAFSNLKPGTLNSFTDEQKVELIQFHVVPSFFSPSQFQTVSNPLRTQAGGSEGAFPLNVTANGSQVNITTGVTDATLANSVYSDNQLAVYQVDQVLLPLSFFQTPPPAPAPVKSKKATSSPDSSSGTDDGSPSDSSGENCLSKNQFFAFISSIVLVLLALS; this is encoded by the coding sequence atgaagcatTTTTTCTCCctattttctcttcttttcatCTCCCTCCTCCAATCCACCCCGAATTCTGCCCAGTCTCCGGCAGCCGCCCCCGCAGCACCAGGGCCAACCAACCTCACCGCGATCCTTGAGAAAGCCAGCCAATTCGCGACCTTCATTCGCCTTTTACAAACCACGAAAGTGGCCGATCAAATCGACACACAGCTCGACACCTCGAACCAAGGCCTTACCATCTTCGCCCCGACCGATAACGCCTTCTCCAATCTCAAACCGGGCACACTCAACTCCTTCACCGACGAGCAGAAAGTCGAGCTGATACAGTTCCACGTCGTCCCTTCGTTCTTCTCGCCGTCGCAGTTCCAAACCGTGAGCAATCCTCTACGTACTCAGGCCGGCGGAAGCGAAGGAGCATTCCCCTTAAACGTGACTGCAAATGGAAGCCAAGTGAATATAACCACCGGAGTGACTGATGCAACGTTAGCCAATTCTGTGTATAGCGACAACCAGTTGGCTGTGTATCAGGTGGACCAAGTGTTGCTCCCACTCAGTTTTTTCCAGACGCCTCCGCCAGCTCCGGCACCGGTGAAGTCCAAGAAAGCTACCTCGTCACCGGATTCTTCGTCAGGAACCGATGATGGGAGCCCGTCGGATTCTTCCGGGGAAAATTGTTTGTCCAAAAACCAGTTTTTTGCATTCATCTCCAGTATCGTACTGGTTTTGCTTGCACTTTCTTGA
- the LOC142546331 gene encoding zinc finger protein JACKDAW-like — MSGDVFSIPISSTKVFPQEQEQNPNPKSSSTNPSAKKRRNLPGTPDPDAEVIALSPGTLMAKNRFICEICNKGFQRDQNLQLHRRGHNLPWKLKQRANKDQIRKKVYICPEKTCVHHDPARALGDLTGVKKHYSRKHGEKKWKCEKCSKKYAVQSDWKAHSKICGTREYKCDCGTLFSRRDSFITHRAFCDALAEESARNITTTGTNNLNFRNEHSLNGNLMNLQPSISHLGTGFGSIFGTGNSILGDNHDTQHKSRLPLWLDHQRNTPNSSLFIPSNSTPFPEMMQMGSKNLFGYGNLSLSQLPQSQSLKEETFLSKGNANTNTSNTILADSVSPLYSSENQMHHTGPKFSSSAPMSATALLQKAAQMGSTKSNPTFFGNTVGVLMNTSSPSSSSTNALFFSNPFTQNRSELHQVFGKQPDMIQTTSGLHGVVDQNGLTRDFLGMGRGGGGDPFFSPELEKFVSMSSPVGFSQFTGKSIDEL; from the exons ATGTCTGGTGATGTGTTTTCTATTCCTATTTCTTCAACCAAAGTCTTCCCTCAAGAACAAGAgcaaaaccctaaccctaaatcCAGCTCAACCAACCCTTCGGCCAAGAAGAGAAGAAATCTACCGGGAACACCTG ATCCAGATGCAGAAGTCATCGCTCTCTCGCCGGGGACACTCATGGCCAAGAACAGATTTATCTGCGAAATCTGCAACAAAGGTTTCCAGAGAGACCAGAATCTTCAGCTCCACAGAAGGGGCCACAATCTTCCATGGAAGCTGAAGCAAAGAGCAAACAAGGACCAAATCAGGAAAAAGGTGTACATCTGCCCGGAGAAAACCTGTGTCCACCACGACCCGGCGCGAGCACTCGGAGATTTAACAGGCGTTAAGAAGCACTACAGCAGAAAACATGGCGAGAAGAAGTGGAAATGCGAGAAATGCTCCAAGAAGTATGCGGTTCAGTCGGATTGGAAAGCTCACTCCAAGATTTGTGGGACTAGGGAGTATAAGTGCGACTGTGGCACACTTTTTTCAAG GAGAGATAGTTTCATCACACACAGAGCTTTTTGTGATGCCTTAGCCGAGGAAAGTGCAAGAAATATCACAACTACAGGAACAAACAATCTGAACTTCAGAAATGAGCATAGTTTGAATGGGAATTTGATGAACCTCCAGCCTAGTATTTCTCATCTCGGGACCGGTTTTGGGTCGATTTTCGGGACCGGAAACTCCATTCTAGGGGACAATCATGATACTCAACACAAGTCAAGACTACCGCTATGGTTGGATCATCAGAGGAATACTCCGAATTCAAGCCTTTTCATTCCTTCGAATTCGACCCCGTTCCCTGAAATGATGCAAATGGGATCCAAAAATTTGTTCGGATACGGAAATCTGTCTCTCTCGCAGTTGCCTCAGTCGCAAAGCTTGAAGGAGGAGACGTTTCTGAGCAAGGGGAATGCAAATACGAATACGAGTAACACGATATTGGCTGATTCAGTGTCACCTCTTTACAGCTCTGAGAATCAAATGCACCACACTGGTCCAAAATTTTCGTCGTCGGCTCCGATGTCCGCCACCGCGCTGCTACAGAAGGCAGCGCAAATGGGGTCAACTAAAAGCAACCCTACATTTTTTGGCAACACCGTCGGCGTACTGATGAATACTTCTTCTCCTTCATCTTCTTCCACCAATGCACTATTTTTCAGCAATCCTTTCACTCAGAACAGAAGCGAATTGCACCAGGTTTTCGGCAAACAACCGGACATGATTCAAACTACTAGCGGGTTGCATGGAGTGGTGGATCAGAATGGTTTAACGAGGGATTTTCTTGGCATGGGAAGAGGCGGCGGCGGCGACCCTTTTTTCTCACCTGAGCTGGAGAAATTTGTTTCGATGAGTTCACCGGTGGGATTCAGCCAGTTCACTGGCAAATCAATAGATGAATTATAG